The following are encoded together in the Vigna angularis cultivar LongXiaoDou No.4 chromosome 9, ASM1680809v1, whole genome shotgun sequence genome:
- the LOC108347642 gene encoding pentatricopeptide repeat-containing protein At1g15510, chloroplastic, with product MAAFAKPSQLHAQLGNPLLPPSTSTNFNLKTRTFTHNLHTLHSPLRKVKHVCVSSSSTATTSLSNDHSHSANSDISQLCLLGNLDRSMSYLDSMHELRIPVEDDTYVALVRLCEWKGARKEGSRVYSYVSKSMTLLSLQLGNALLSMFVRFGNLVDAWYVFGRMEKRNLFSWNVLVGGYAKAGFFDEALDLYHRMLWVGERPDVYTFPCVLRTCGGMPNLMRGREIHVHVLRYGFESDVDVLNALITMYVKCGDVSTARLVFDKMSNRDRISWNAMISGYFENGECLQGLRLFCMMIEYPVDPDLMTMTSVITACELLGDERLGREIHGYVLRMGFGSDPSVHNSLIQMYSSVGHIQEAETVFSRAECKDVVSWTAMISGYENCLVPQKALEIYKMMEAEGIMPDEITIAIALSACSNICNLDMGTDLHETAKQTGLISHLIVGNALIDMYSKCKSIDKALEVFHSTLDKNIVSWTSIILGLRINNRCFEALFYFRNMILRLKPNCVTLVCILSACARIGALTCGKEIHAHALRTGVSFDGFMPNAILDMYVRCGRMGYAWKQFFSVDHDVTAWNILLTGYAERGKGALASEVFQRMVESNINPDEITFISILCACSRSGMVAEGLEYFNSMKYKYSITPNLKHHACVVDLLGRSGKLEEAYEYIQKMPLKPDAAIWGALLNACRIHHNVELGELAAENIFQYDTTSVGYYILLSNLYADNGKWDKVAEVRKIMRQNGLIVDAGCSWVEVKGTVHAFLSGDNFHPQIMEINALLERFYKKMKEAGVEGPESSHMNIMEVSKADLFCGHSERLAIVFGLMNSGPGVPILVTKNLYMCQNCHNIVKFISREVRREISVRDAEQLHHFRGGICSCMNEGYRS from the coding sequence ATGGCGGCGTTTGCTAAACCCTCTCAACTTCATGCTCAATTGGGTAatcctcttcttcctccttctaCTTCGACCAACTTCAACCTCAAAACTCGCACTTTTACGCACAACCTGCACACCCTTCATTCCCCTCTTAGAAAAGTTAAACATGTTTGTGTTTCAAGTTCTTCCACTGCCACTACCTCCCTCAGCAACGACCACAGCCACAGCGCAAACTCTGATATTTCCCAACTGTGCCTTCTTGGGAACTTGGACCGTAGCATGAGCTACTTAGACTCAATGCACGAGCTTCGAATTCCCGTTGAAGATGATACTTACGTTGCCTTGGTACGACTGTGTGAGTGGAAGGGAGCAAGGAAGGAAGGGTCACGTGTTTATTCCTATGTTTCCAAGTCCATGACCCTTTTGAGTCTTCAACTGGGGAACGCGCTTTTGAGTATGTTTGTGAGGTTTGGGAACTTGGTGGATGCTTGGTATGTTTTTGGGAGAATGGAGAAAAGGAATTTGTTCTCTTGGAATGTTTTGGTTGGTGGGTATGCTAAAGCTGGCTTCTTTGATGAGGCTCTGGACCTCTATCATAGAATGTTGTGGGTTGGTGAGAGGCCTGATGTTTACACTTTCCCTTGCGTTTTGAGGACTTGTGGTGGCATGCCTAACTTGATGAGGGGTAGAGAGATTCATGTGCATGTTTTAAGATACGGGTTTGAGTCAGATGTGGATGTGCTTAATGCATTGATAACTATGTATGTGAAATGTGGGGATGTAAGTACTGCCAGGTTGGTGTTCGACAAAATGTCTAATAGAGATAGGATTTCGTGGAATGCCATGATTTCCGGGTATTTTGAAAATGGGGAGTGTCTGCAGGGATTGAGATTGTTCTGCATGATGATAGAATATCCTGTTGATCCAGATTTGATGACCATGACCAGTGTGATTACTGCATGTGAGCTTCTGGGTGATGAGAGATTGGGGAGGGAAATTCATGGTTATGTTCTGAGAATGGGGTTCGGGAGTGACCCTTCAGTTCATAATTCGTTAATTCAGATGTACTCATCAGTTGGGCATATTCAGGAAGCGGAAACAGTTTTCTCTCGAGCAGAATGCAAAGATGTGGTGTCATGGACTGCAATGATATCAGGTTACGAGAATTGTTTGGTGCCTCAGAAAGCACTTGAGATATATAAAATGATGGAAGCAGAAGGTATCATGCCAGATGAAATCACCATTGCCATTGCACTATCTGCTTGTTCTAATATATGCAATTTAGACATGGGGACAGACCTGCATGAGACAGCCAAACAGACAGGGCTCATCTCTCATCTGATAGTTGGAAACGCACTCATTGACATGTATTCAAAGTGTAAATCCATTGACAAGGCTTTGGAGGTTTTCCACTCTACTCTTGACAAGAACATTGTATCTTGGACATCGATTATCCTAGGTCTTAGGATCAACAACCGGTGTTTTGAAGCTTTATTTTACTTCAGGAATATGATTCTTAGACTGAAGCCAAACTGTGTTACTTTAGTTTGTATTCTGTCTGCATGTGCTAGAATAGGAGCTTTGACATGTGGAAAAGAGATTCATGCCCATGCATTGAGAACTGGAGTAAGTTTTGATGGCTTTATGCCTAATGCAATTTTGGACATGTATGTGAGGTGTGGAAGAATGGGATATGCGTGGAAACAATTTTTCTCAGTTGATCATGATGTTACTGCATGGAACATTTTGCTTACAGGATATGCTGAGCGTGGGAAAGGAGCACTTGCTTCTGAAGTTTTTCAGAGAATGGTGGAATCAAACATCAATCCTGATGAAATAACATTTATCTCCATATTATGTGCTTGCAGCAGATCAGGTATGGTAGCCGAAGGCTTAGAATATTTTAACAGCATGAAGTATAAGTACTCTATCACACCTAATCTGAAACACCATGCATGTGTGGTTGATTTACTTGGCCGTTCTGGGAAATTGGAGGAAGCTTATGAATACATACAGAAAATGCCACTGAAACCAGACGCAGCAATCTGGGGAGCTTTATTAAATGCATGCAGGATTCACCATAATGTTGAACTTGGGGAGCTTGCTGCAGAGAATATCTTTCAATACGATACAACAAGTGTTGGATACTACATTCTTCTCTCTAATCTTTATGCTGACAATGGTAAATGGGACAAGGTTGCAGaagtaagaaaaattatgagacaGAATGGGCTAATAGTAGATGCTGGATGCAGCTGGGTGGAAGTCAAGGGCACAGTGCATGCTTTTCTCAGTGGTGATAACTTTCACCCTCAAATAATGGAAATAAATGCACTTTTGGAGCGGTTTTATAAGAAGATGAAGGAAGCTGGTGTTGAAGGGCCAGAAAGCAGTCATATGAACATAATGGAAGTTTCTAAGGCTGACTTATTTTGTGGGCACAGTGAGAGACTGGCCATTGTGTTTGGACTTATGAATTCTGGTCCTGGGGTGCCTATTTTGGTGACAAAGAATCTGTACATGTGCCAAAATTGCCACAACATTGTGAAATTTATCTCTAGGGAGGTTCGCAGAGAGATTTCTGTGAGGGATGCTGAACAATTGCACCATTTCAGGGGAGGCATCTGCTCTTGCATGAATGAAGGATACAGGAGTTAA
- the LOC108346343 gene encoding elongator complex protein 4 translates to MATTRARISSFSRNVSTVTSQNPGLKHGPNGTMLISSGIPDLDKILGGGFPLGSLVMVMEDEEAPHHMLLLRNFMSQGLVQKQPLLYASAYRDPKRFLGTLPSPASSKGDKSSDLSHEKDIRIAWQYKKYFVDSQLNLNTNNGGQQDYCNDFDLRKPLDRHYFSGSNVDCVCFKDSPNLSALQDRCAEFLAKLSRNEGNISSAGRIAIQSLCSPQCKYSNDEWHMLSFIRSLKSMTQSSNAVVVVTFPPSLLSPSCSLRLQHMADTLLSVRAIPDEDKELAKLLTGYQDMIGLINIHKAARLNTQVPVILEATTFSIKLQKRRFLVLECLNQAPVDGSSGSSYGTSGGCSGSSKVGTLDF, encoded by the exons ATGGCTACAACCAGAGCTCGAATTAGTAGCTTCTCTCGCAATGTATCAACAGTGACATCTCAGAATCCTGGACTTAAGCATGGCCCTAATGGAACAATGCTCATTTCATCTGGGATTCCCGATCTTGACA AGATTTTAGGTGGTGGTTTTCCATTGGGTAGCCTTGTCATGGttatggaagatgaagaagcaCCTCATCATATGCTTTTATTGAGAAATTTTATGTCTCAAGGACTTGTACAAAAGCAACCACTCTTGTATGCTAGTGCATACAGAGATCCTAAAAGATTTCTTGGTACTTTGCCTAGTCCAGCATCGTCCAAAGGGGATAAATCTTCAGATCTTAGCCAT GAGAAGGATATAAGAATTGCTTGGCAATACAAGAAGTACTTTGTTGATTCTCAGCTGAATCTCAACACTAATAATG GTGGTCAGCAGGATTACTGTAATGATTTTGATTTGAGAAAGCCCCTGGATCGGCATTACTTTAGTGGCAGCAATGTAGATTGTGTTTGCTTCAAAGATTCTCCAAACCTTAGTGCTCTTCAAGACCGTTGTGCTGAATTTCTAGCTAAACTCTCAAG AAATGAAGGCAACATTTCCTCCGCTGGTCGTATTGCTATTCAATCATTATGTTCTCCACAGTGCAAGTATTCAAATGAT GAGTGGCATATGCTTTCCTTTATTAGGTCCCTAAAGAGCATGACTCAATCTTCAAACGCTGTTGTTGTTGTAACCTTTCCACCTTCACTTCTTTCTCCATCTTGTTCACTAAGATTGCAGCATATGGCAGACACCTTGCTTTCTGTCAGAGCCATTCCAG ATGAGGACAAGGAACTGGCAAAACTCCTCACTGGTTACCAGGATATGATAGGGCTTATAAACATACACAAAGCTGCACGGTTAAATACACAG GTTCCAGTGATTCTGGAGGCTACAACGTTCTCAATCAAATTGCAAAAGCGGAGGTTTTTGGTCTTAGAATGTCTAAATCAAGCCCCAGTTGATGGATCAAGTGGAAGTTCATATGGTACATCTGGCGGTTGTTCTGGGTCATCCAAAGTTGGGACACTTGATTTTTAG
- the LOC108346791 gene encoding uncharacterized protein LOC108346791 — MTPLAQGTLSAPTTHRNMIMWYPEPRLKEYLRGIVPSTVRLTVGGLERSIKQFLGRQEGWTMADFSTTNLPVLTDKNWSRWSTQMRVLFRVQNVSSVVEGDNFVSDIRGSEDQKEILREKDDKALLIIHQCVDDMHFEKIQNASTAREAWEILVHCHSGGEKIRKVKLQTLRRQYELAQMEDSDKVSDYFTKILSITNQMKRCGESISDFMIVEKIMRSLPQRFDYIVVAIEESKDTEKMKIEELQSSLEAHEMRLIDRNPVKNDEQALKALYVRNEEKKKFKKWKGKPARGKWKNEYNANEQDEKVECPEGKNGSDKNIKKKDRRNVECFSCHKMGHYAFECYSNKGKQKKKQQSKEAYLAQEDSDSEPLTLMVTTTTDNSQSFVKSWYLDSGCSNHMTCNKE, encoded by the exons ATGACTCCACTCGCTCAAGGAACTCTATCTGCACCTACAACTCATAGAAACATGATCATG TGGTATCCAGAGCCCAGGTTGAAAGAGTACCTAAGGGGTATCGTTCCGAGTACAGTGCGGCTGACTGTGGGTGGTTTAGAACGATCAATAAAGCAGTTCTTGGGCAGACAAGAAGGGTGGACCATGGCTGATTTCTCTACGACAAATCTTCCTGTACTTACCGACAAGAATTGGAGTAGGTGGAGTACGCAGATGCGTGTGTTGTTTCGCGTTCAAAATGTGAGCAGTGTGGTAGAAGGAGATAACTTCGTTAGTGATATTCGTGGTTCAGAAGATCAGAAGGAGATTCTAAGAGAGAAAGATGATAAAGCCTTGCTGATCATTCACCAATGTGTGGATGATATGCATTTCGAGAAGATACAAAATGCATCTACAGCTAGAGAAGCGTGGGAGATATTGGTACACTGCCATTCTGGGGGAGAGAAAATCAGAAAAGTGAAACTCCAGACGCTGCGGAGACAATACGAACTGGCACAAATGGAGGATAGTGATAAGGTTAGTGATTATTTCACTAAAATTCTGAGTATTACTAACCAGATGAAGAGATGTGGCGAGTCCATTAGTGATTTCATGATAGTTGAAAAGATTATGCGGTCTCTACCTCAGCGGTTCGATTACATTGTTGTGGCaattgaagaatcaaaagatacagagaagatgaagattgagGAACTACAAAGTTCCTTAGAGGCGCATGAAATGAGATTGATAGACCGAAATCCCGTAAAGAATGATGAGCAAGCACTCAAGGCGCTGTATGtcagaaatgaagagaaaaagaagttcAAGAAGTGGAAAGGAAAACCAGCAAGaggaaaatggaaaaatgaGTATAATGCAAATGAGCAAGATGAAAAGGTTGAATGTCCTGAAGGCAAGAATGGTTCTGATAAGAACATAAAGAAGAAAGATAGGAGGAATGTAGAATGCTTTAGTTGTCACAAGATGGGGCATTACGCATTCGAATGTTACTCAAATAAAGGtaaacaaaagaagaaacaacAAAGCAAAGAGGCGTATCTGGCTCAAGAGGACTCTGACTCAGAACCATTGACGCTGATGGTAACAACAACAACTGATAATTCACAATCATTTGTGAAATCATGGTATTTGGACTCGGGGTGCTCAAATCACATGACATGCAACAAGGAGTGA
- the LOC108347545 gene encoding pentatricopeptide repeat-containing protein At1g11290, chloroplastic-like: MATSNSYLPSAPSSLLPISIHKFQITQLRPKPNVSSIKQHINLSETQQLQGHFIKTSSSWSFRVPFAALESHSSNEAIYSFLITSYIKNNSPADAAKIYAYMRRTDTEVDNFIIPSVLKACCLIPSVLLGQELHGFVVKNGFHGDVFVCNALIMMYSEVGSLESARLLFDKIENKDAVSWSTMIRSYDRSGLFDEALDLLRGMFIMGVRPSETAMLSITHVLAELAELKLGKAMHGYVIRNVKFGKSEIPLSTGLIDMYVKCGNLGYAKRLFDGLSEASIISWTAMIAGYIHCNNLNEGVRFFVKMLEEGMFPNEITILSLVKECGIAVALELGKWLHAFTLRTGFTMSLVLATAFIHMYGKCGDARSARSLFNSYKSKDLMMWSAMISAYAQNNCTDEAFDVFVHMTGCGIRPNEMTMVTLLKVCAKAGSLEMGKWIHSYIDKQGIKEDMILRTALVDMYAKCGDIDIAHRLFDAAMDRDVSMWNAMISGFAVHGHGEAALKLFEEMQSQGVLPNDITFIGALHACSHSGLLQEGKRLFDRMVHEFGLVPKVEHYGCMVDVLGRAGMLDEAQELIKNMPMRPSMAVFGSLLSACRLHKNLKVGEWAAEQFLSLEPHKSGYNVLMSNIYASESRWGDVAYIRKGMKDEGIVKVAGVSSIEVNGSLHEFIMGDRDHPDAEKIYEMIDEMTEKRKDVVMETHLGHSI; the protein is encoded by the coding sequence ATGGCTACAAGCAATTCCTACCTCCCTAGTgctccttcttctcttcttccaaTCTCAATTCACAAGTTCCAAATCACTCAACTCAGACCAAAACCAAATGTGTCTTCCATCAAACAGCACATCAACCTCAGTGAAACACAACAACTCCAAGGTCACTTCATCAAAACCAGTTCCAGTTGGAGTTTTAGAGTCCCTTTTGCAGCACTGGAAAGTCATTCTAGCAATGAAGCAATTTACAGCTTCCTAATTACATCTTACATAAAAAACAACAGCCCTGCAGATGCTGCAAAAATCTATGCCTATATGCGTAGAACAGACACCGAAGTTGACAATTTTATCATACCCTCGGTTCTCAAAGCATGCTGCCTTATCCCTTCAGTCTTGCTAGGACAAGAGTTGCATGGTTTTGTGGTGAAAAATGGCTTTCATGGGGATGTTTTTGTGTGTAATGCTTTAATCATGATGTACAGTGAGGTTGGAAGCTTGGAATCGGCACGGTTGTTATTTGATAAGATTGAGAACAAAGATGCTGTTTCTTGGAGTACTATGATTAGGAGCTATGATAGGAGTGGTTTGTTTGATGAAGCATTGGACCTTTTGAGAGGTATGTTTATAATGGGAGTGAGGCCTAGTGAAACTGCAATGTTAAGCATCACACATGTCTTGGCAGAACTTGCTGAATTGAAATTGGGAAAAGCCATGCATGGTTATGTGATAAGGAATGTGAAGTTCGGGAAATCAGAAATTCCTCTAAGTACTGGTTTGATTGATATGTACGTTAAGTGTGGAAATTTAGGTTATGCAAAAAGGCTTTTTGATGGCTTGTCTGAGGCTAGTATCATTTCATGGACTGCTATGATTGCAGGCTACATTCATTGCAATAACTTGAATGAAGGTGTAAGATTCTTTGTCAAAATGCTTGAAGAGGGTATGTTTCCAAATGAGATTACGATCCTTAGTTTGGTCAAAGAATGTGGGATAGCAGTTGCTCTAGAACTAGGAAAGTGGCTGCATGCTTTCACATTAAGAACTGGGTTCACCATGTCTTTGGTTCTTGCCACTGCTTTCATTCACATGTATGGCAAATGTGGTGATGCTAGAAGTGCAAGATCTCTGTTTAACAGCTACAAGAGCAAAGATTTAATGATGTGGAGTGCCATGATTTCAGCTTATGCACAAAACAATTGTACAGATGAAGCATTTGATGTCTTTGTGCACATGACAGGTTGTGGAATAAGGCCAAATGAGATGACCATGGTTACCCTCCTCAAGGTATGTGCAAAAGCTGGATCACTTGAAATGGGAAAGTGGATCCATTCTTACATAGATAAACAAGGAATTAAAGAAGATATGATTCTTAGAACAGCTTTGGTGGACATGTATGCCAAATGTGGAGACATAGATATAGCTCACAGATTGTTTGATGCAGCAATGGACCGTGACGTTTCAATGTGGAATGCCATGATATCAGGTTTTGCAGTGCATGGTCATGGTGAGGCAGCATTGAAACTGTTTGAAGAAATGCAATCACAGGGGGTTCTCCCTAATGACATTACATTCATTGGTGCTCTTCATGCTTGTAGTCACTCAGGATTGTTGCAAGAAGGGAAGAGGCTATTTGACAGAATGGTTCATGAATTTGGACTTGTCCCAAAAGTTGAACACTATGGTTGTATGGTGGACGTTCTTGGTAGAGCAGGAATGCTTGATGAAGCACAGGAATTGATTAAGAACATGCCTATGAGGCCAAGCATGGCTGTGTTTGGATCTCTTCTTTCTGCATGCAGGCTTCACAAAAATCTCAAAGTAGGAGAATGGGCAGCAGAACAGTTTCTCTCATTGGAACCTCACAAAAGTGGGTATAACGTTCTGATGTCAAACATATATGCATCAGAAAGCAGATGGGGTGATGTTGCATACATAAGGAAAGGTATGAAGGATGAGGGAATTGTTAAAGTTGCAGGTGTTAGTTCCATTGAAGTGAATGGATCACTTCATGAATTCATAATGGGAGATAGGGATCACCCAGATGCTGAGAAAATTTATGAAATGATTGATGAGATGACTGAAAAACGGAAAGATGTtgtgatggaaacccatttaggaCATTCCATTTaa
- the LOC108346792 gene encoding pentatricopeptide repeat-containing protein At1g71460, chloroplastic, which translates to MFSARLSNAATPPCFKYSSEIQSSVSLPLSLHPHSFILNSATRHTLSLSTPQNHAPPLQPPRSDDAPPNETRLNNLYLERGKTEFARQVFDNIPKRDVKAWKFSTMIARFARNGMIKEVLDYTRLMLVEGINPNLVVMTVIIDGIGKVGARNLGREAHGFVVKNMYYKELSILSALIDMYRKFGDVGSGSRVLFSVMKRKGDFWIGLVSGRLEIQMRSVIRLKRFRPGAAAVASLLPICAQLRALKQGKEIHAYSLRHWLLPNVPIMSSLMVLYSKCRVIEYSIRLFDEMERKNVVSWTAMIDSYIGNGRVCEALGVMRSMAWTTEHKPDTVTVARMLHVCGELKVLRLGKEVHGQVLKRGFASVHYVAAGVIDMYGICGDVDKAKLVFSLVPDKGSTAWSALIRAYGHKEWYKEAIDIFYDMISNGCTPNRFTFEAVLSICDRAGYVEDSFRIFDLISRYKIEASKEHCTCMIRLLTRYGKLDEAQRYLEMSYSL; encoded by the coding sequence ATGTTCAGCGCGCGTCTATCCAACGCGGCGACGCCTCCATGCTTCAAATATTCTTCTGAAATTCAATCCTCCGTTTCActccctctctctcttcacCCTCACTCGTTCATTCTAAACTCCGCCACGCGCCACACTCTCTCACTCTCCACGCCACAAAACCACGCGCCTCCCTTGCAGCCGCCGCGTTCGGATGACGCCCCTCCCAATGAGACGCGTCTGAACAATCTATACCTTGAGCGCGGGAAAACCGAGTTCGCACGCCAAGTGTTTGATAATATTCCCAAACGAGACGTCAAGGCATGGAAGTTTAGTACTATGATTGCCAGGTTTGCGCGCAATGGCATGATAAAAGAAGTTTTGGACTATACTAGGTTGATGTTGGTGGAAGGAATAAACCCAAATTTGGTTGTAATGACAGTTATTATTGATGGTATAGGGAAAGTTGGTGCACGGAACTTAGGTAGAGAAGCACATGGCTTTGTGGTGAAGAATATGTATTACAAGGAATTGTCGATTCTATCAGCATTGATCGATATGTATCGCAAGTTTGGCGATGTTGGGTCGGGGAGTCGAGTTTTGTTTAGTGTGATGAAGAGGAAGGGAGATTTTTGGATCGGATTGGTTTCGGGGAGACTTGAGATTCAAATGAGGTCTGTGATTCGGTTGAAGAGGTTCCGGCCAGGTGCTGCTGCGGTTGCCTCTCTACTTCCCATTTGTGCACAGTTGAGGGCTCTGAAGCAAGGGAAGGAGATTCATGCTTATTCTTTGAGACATTGGCTTCTGCCTAATGTGCCGATAATGTCTTCTTTGATGGTGTTGTACTCTAAGTGCCGTGTGATTGAGTATTCCATCAGACTTTTTGATGAAATGGAGAGGAAGAATGTGGTTTCTTGGACTGCCATGATTGATTCATACATTGGGAATGGGCGTGTGTGTGAAGCTCTTGGTGTGATGAGGTCAATGGCATGGACGACCGAGCATAAGCCGGATACTGTCACCGTGGCTAGGATGCTACATGTGTGTGGGGAGCTGAAAGTTTTAAGGCTTGGGAAGGAAGTTCATGGACAAGTGTTGAAAAGGGGTTTTGCATCAGTCCATTATGTTGCTGCTGGAGTCATTGATATGTATGGGATTTGTGGAGATGTTGATAAAGCAAAGTTGGTATTTAGTCTGGTTCCTGATAAAGGTTCAACGGCATGGAGTGCTCTTATTAGGGCCTATGGGCATAAGGAATGGTATAAGGAGGcaatagatattttttatgaCATGATTTCAAATGGTTGCACTCCGAATCGCTTCACTTTTGAAGCTGTTCTATCTATATGTGATAGGGCTGGGTATGTTGAAGATTCTTTTAGGATCTTTGATTTGATTTCGAGGTATAAAATTGAAGCATCCAAAGAACACTGCACTTGCATGATTCGACTCCTTACCCGCTATGGTAAACTAGATGAGGCTCAAAGATATTTAGAAATGAGTTATTCCTTATAG